One Solanum lycopersicum chromosome 2, SLM_r2.1 genomic region harbors:
- the LOC101259904 gene encoding uncharacterized protein isoform X1, giving the protein MLRSDIQLYYYYFDPVNYEFSWYQKGASDSLEEGAKGPDVERESMNNKPKRRRFYLYPQNRHLDAYTKRAALTVSRSVVSLESYSGEEMIFQCSGTIVDSVDTCNIILTTASLLRCSTNRNSVVDNIKVIVHLFDGRSFDGHIESYDFHYNIAAIKIQLDTLLPVASLAYLNDSIVIDPSQLQDSEKKSFQLCPHSNSFDLFPGVSIIALGRLNRKPYDIMAAPGEFSIDRCHYGDFYCKELFMTTCKLQYAVMGVH; this is encoded by the exons ATGTTGAGATCAGATATccaactttattattattattttgatccC GTAAATTATGAGTTTTCATGGTATCAAAAGGGAGCGAGTGACTCCTTGGAAGAGGGTGCCAAAG GTCCTGATGTTGAAAGGGAATCAATGAATAACAAACCAAAGCGACGAAGATTTTATTTATATCCGCAAAATAGGCACTTAGATGCTTACACGAAGAGGGCTGCTTTAACAGTTTCCAGATCTGTCGTCAGTCTTGAATCATACTCTG GGGAAGAGATGATATTTCAATGTTCTGGAACTATTGTAGACAGTGTAGACACTTGCAACATAATATTAACCACTGCAAGTCTCCTCAGGTGTTCCACAAATAGAAATTCTGTAGTAGATAATATCAAG GTTATCGTGCACCTATTCGATGGGAGATCATTTGATGGTCATATTGAATCATATGACTTCCACTACAACATTGCTGCCATAAAGATTCAATTAGACACACTACTCCCAGTTGCATCCCTGGCTTATTTAAATGATTCCATTGTGATTGATCCAAGCCAACTACAGGATTCTGAGAAGAAGTCATTTCAACTTTGCCCTCATTCAAATTCATTTGATCTTTTTCCTGGAGTTTCAATTATTGCACTTGGTCGGCTTAATAGGAAGCCATACGATATCATGGCTGCTCCTGGTGAATTCAG CATTGATCGATGTCACTATGGCGATTTCTACTGTAAAGAGCTTTTCATGACGACTTGCAAATTACAATA TGCGGTGATGGGGGTCCACTGA
- the LOC101259904 gene encoding uncharacterized protein isoform X3, with translation MLRSDIQLYYYYFDPVNYEFSWYQKGASDSLEEGAKGPDVERESMNNKPKRRRFYLYPQNRHLDAYTKRAALTVSRSVVSLESYSGEEMIFQCSGTIVDSVDTCNIILTTASLLRCSTNRNSVVDNIKVIVHLFDGRSFDGHIESYDFHYNIAAIKIQLDTLLPVASLAYLNDSIVIDPSQLQDSEKKSFQLCPHSNSFDLFPGVSIIALGRLNRKPYDIMAAPGEFSAVMGVH, from the exons ATGTTGAGATCAGATATccaactttattattattattttgatccC GTAAATTATGAGTTTTCATGGTATCAAAAGGGAGCGAGTGACTCCTTGGAAGAGGGTGCCAAAG GTCCTGATGTTGAAAGGGAATCAATGAATAACAAACCAAAGCGACGAAGATTTTATTTATATCCGCAAAATAGGCACTTAGATGCTTACACGAAGAGGGCTGCTTTAACAGTTTCCAGATCTGTCGTCAGTCTTGAATCATACTCTG GGGAAGAGATGATATTTCAATGTTCTGGAACTATTGTAGACAGTGTAGACACTTGCAACATAATATTAACCACTGCAAGTCTCCTCAGGTGTTCCACAAATAGAAATTCTGTAGTAGATAATATCAAG GTTATCGTGCACCTATTCGATGGGAGATCATTTGATGGTCATATTGAATCATATGACTTCCACTACAACATTGCTGCCATAAAGATTCAATTAGACACACTACTCCCAGTTGCATCCCTGGCTTATTTAAATGATTCCATTGTGATTGATCCAAGCCAACTACAGGATTCTGAGAAGAAGTCATTTCAACTTTGCCCTCATTCAAATTCATTTGATCTTTTTCCTGGAGTTTCAATTATTGCACTTGGTCGGCTTAATAGGAAGCCATACGATATCATGGCTGCTCCTGGTGAATTCAG TGCGGTGATGGGGGTCCACTGA
- the LOC101259904 gene encoding uncharacterized protein isoform X2: protein MSFHGIKRERVTPWKRVPKVHCPDVERESMNNKPKRRRFYLYPQNRHLDAYTKRAALTVSRSVVSLESYSGEEMIFQCSGTIVDSVDTCNIILTTASLLRCSTNRNSVVDNIKVIVHLFDGRSFDGHIESYDFHYNIAAIKIQLDTLLPVASLAYLNDSIVIDPSQLQDSEKKSFQLCPHSNSFDLFPGVSIIALGRLNRKPYDIMAAPGEFSIDRCHYGDFYCKELFMTTCKLQYAVMGVH, encoded by the exons ATGAGTTTTCATGGTATCAAAAGGGAGCGAGTGACTCCTTGGAAGAGGGTGCCAAAGGTGCACT GTCCTGATGTTGAAAGGGAATCAATGAATAACAAACCAAAGCGACGAAGATTTTATTTATATCCGCAAAATAGGCACTTAGATGCTTACACGAAGAGGGCTGCTTTAACAGTTTCCAGATCTGTCGTCAGTCTTGAATCATACTCTG GGGAAGAGATGATATTTCAATGTTCTGGAACTATTGTAGACAGTGTAGACACTTGCAACATAATATTAACCACTGCAAGTCTCCTCAGGTGTTCCACAAATAGAAATTCTGTAGTAGATAATATCAAG GTTATCGTGCACCTATTCGATGGGAGATCATTTGATGGTCATATTGAATCATATGACTTCCACTACAACATTGCTGCCATAAAGATTCAATTAGACACACTACTCCCAGTTGCATCCCTGGCTTATTTAAATGATTCCATTGTGATTGATCCAAGCCAACTACAGGATTCTGAGAAGAAGTCATTTCAACTTTGCCCTCATTCAAATTCATTTGATCTTTTTCCTGGAGTTTCAATTATTGCACTTGGTCGGCTTAATAGGAAGCCATACGATATCATGGCTGCTCCTGGTGAATTCAG CATTGATCGATGTCACTATGGCGATTTCTACTGTAAAGAGCTTTTCATGACGACTTGCAAATTACAATA TGCGGTGATGGGGGTCCACTGA
- the LOC101259904 gene encoding uncharacterized protein isoform X4 codes for MSFHGIKRERVTPWKRVPKVHCPDVERESMNNKPKRRRFYLYPQNRHLDAYTKRAALTVSRSVVSLESYSGEEMIFQCSGTIVDSVDTCNIILTTASLLRCSTNRNSVVDNIKVIVHLFDGRSFDGHIESYDFHYNIAAIKIQLDTLLPVASLAYLNDSIVIDPSQLQDSEKKSFQLCPHSNSFDLFPGVSIIALGRLNRKPYDIMAAPGEFSAVMGVH; via the exons ATGAGTTTTCATGGTATCAAAAGGGAGCGAGTGACTCCTTGGAAGAGGGTGCCAAAGGTGCACT GTCCTGATGTTGAAAGGGAATCAATGAATAACAAACCAAAGCGACGAAGATTTTATTTATATCCGCAAAATAGGCACTTAGATGCTTACACGAAGAGGGCTGCTTTAACAGTTTCCAGATCTGTCGTCAGTCTTGAATCATACTCTG GGGAAGAGATGATATTTCAATGTTCTGGAACTATTGTAGACAGTGTAGACACTTGCAACATAATATTAACCACTGCAAGTCTCCTCAGGTGTTCCACAAATAGAAATTCTGTAGTAGATAATATCAAG GTTATCGTGCACCTATTCGATGGGAGATCATTTGATGGTCATATTGAATCATATGACTTCCACTACAACATTGCTGCCATAAAGATTCAATTAGACACACTACTCCCAGTTGCATCCCTGGCTTATTTAAATGATTCCATTGTGATTGATCCAAGCCAACTACAGGATTCTGAGAAGAAGTCATTTCAACTTTGCCCTCATTCAAATTCATTTGATCTTTTTCCTGGAGTTTCAATTATTGCACTTGGTCGGCTTAATAGGAAGCCATACGATATCATGGCTGCTCCTGGTGAATTCAG TGCGGTGATGGGGGTCCACTGA
- the LOC101259904 gene encoding uncharacterized protein isoform X5: MNNKPKRRRFYLYPQNRHLDAYTKRAALTVSRSVVSLESYSGEEMIFQCSGTIVDSVDTCNIILTTASLLRCSTNRNSVVDNIKVIVHLFDGRSFDGHIESYDFHYNIAAIKIQLDTLLPVASLAYLNDSIVIDPSQLQDSEKKSFQLCPHSNSFDLFPGVSIIALGRLNRKPYDIMAAPGEFSIDRCHYGDFYCKELFMTTCKLQYAVMGVH; this comes from the exons ATGAATAACAAACCAAAGCGACGAAGATTTTATTTATATCCGCAAAATAGGCACTTAGATGCTTACACGAAGAGGGCTGCTTTAACAGTTTCCAGATCTGTCGTCAGTCTTGAATCATACTCTG GGGAAGAGATGATATTTCAATGTTCTGGAACTATTGTAGACAGTGTAGACACTTGCAACATAATATTAACCACTGCAAGTCTCCTCAGGTGTTCCACAAATAGAAATTCTGTAGTAGATAATATCAAG GTTATCGTGCACCTATTCGATGGGAGATCATTTGATGGTCATATTGAATCATATGACTTCCACTACAACATTGCTGCCATAAAGATTCAATTAGACACACTACTCCCAGTTGCATCCCTGGCTTATTTAAATGATTCCATTGTGATTGATCCAAGCCAACTACAGGATTCTGAGAAGAAGTCATTTCAACTTTGCCCTCATTCAAATTCATTTGATCTTTTTCCTGGAGTTTCAATTATTGCACTTGGTCGGCTTAATAGGAAGCCATACGATATCATGGCTGCTCCTGGTGAATTCAG CATTGATCGATGTCACTATGGCGATTTCTACTGTAAAGAGCTTTTCATGACGACTTGCAAATTACAATA TGCGGTGATGGGGGTCCACTGA